The following are encoded in a window of Fusarium falciforme chromosome 11, complete sequence genomic DNA:
- a CDS encoding MFS domain-containing protein translates to MATETPHELSQVVSQGRASLTQPAMPTEQFEIQEDDNARSGIVYPKGWKLWSTMASLCIACFLSGLDLTIVAVTVPSLTDQFQTISDIGCGMTMSAFVFFIGQVYTLFSVKPIFLIGLVVFEIGSLICTLAPSSGVFIFGRAISGLGRGAINGGIFKLLRHCFPLSQQALMHSFVGAFQSAGLVSAPTIGGALIDAFSWRACFGINVPLGIACIVLTAVGIHDPAGNQNEGLTLKQKLKKINLLGTILIVPAITCLLMALQWGGSKYGWGSWRIILLLVLCAVLFAGFGYLQHVQKEDGILPPRIWKQRSILAGTWYSACAEGVLAVTEYYMSIYFQGVRGYSPTQSGLFALPMIGGLAVAMVMSGVGATVFGYYYPFMLASSVLAPIASGLLTTLNMEEHVAKGVALLGFLGAAVGLGLQGPQVALQAVLPIDDVSLGGAFINFGSGMGSALWICASATMFQSRLVDEIHSSSPGTNATEVQDAGLTGLRERIGPERLGSVLAGYENAVVQTLYIPLALAMLTIAGSLAMERKSLKKKQS, encoded by the exons ATGGCGACGGAAACACCTCACGAACTGTCCCAAGTGGTCTCCCAAGGGCGTGCCAGCCTGACACAGCCGGCCATGCCTACCGAGCAATTCGAGATCCAAGAAGATGACAACGCGCGAAGTGGAATTGTCTATCCCAAAGGATGGAAGTTGTGGTCAACGATGGCCTCACTGTGCATTGCCTGCTTTCTCAGCGGTCTG GACCTTACTATTGTCGCCGTTACCGTCCCCAGCCTCACCGACCAGTTCCAGACGATATCAGATATCGGATG TGGCATGACCATGAGCGCTTTTGTCTTTTT CATTGGCCAAGTCTATACCCTCTTCTCCGTGAAGCCCATCTTCCTCATTGGCCTCGTGGTCTTTGAGATCGGCTCTCTCATCTGCACCCTCGCCCCGAGCTCTGGCGTCTTCATTTTCGGCCGTGCCATCAGCGGACTTGGTCGCGGCGCAATCAACGGCGGCATCTTCAAACTTTTGCGTCACTGCTTTCCCCTTTCGCAGCAGGCTCTCATGCACAGCTTCGTTGGTGCATTTCAGAGCGCGGGCCTGGTTTCTGCACCTACGATTGGGGGCGCGTTGATCGATGCATTTTCGTGGAGAGCATGCTTCGGTATCAACGTCCCGCTTGGCATCGCTTGTATCGTTTTGACAGCCGTTGGAATTCATGACCCTGCCGGCAACCAGAACGAGGGACTGACTCTAAAGCAAAAGCTAAAGAAGATCAACCTCTTGGGAACTATCCTCATTGTACCAGCCATCACTTGTCTTCTCATGGCCCTGCAATGGGGAGGATCAAAGTACGGCTGGGGCAGCTGGCGAATCATCTTGCTCCTTGTCCTTTGTGCAGTCTTGTTTGCAGGGTTCGGATACCTGCAACATGTGCAGAAAGAAGATGGCATCCTACCTCCTAGAATCTGGAAGCAGAGAAGTATTTTGGCAGGAACTTGGTACTCGGCATGCGCTGAAGGTGTCCTCGCCGTGACCGAGTACTACATGTCTATATACTTCCAGGGTGTGCGAGGCTACTCGCCGACGCAGTCGGGTCTTTTCGCTCTTCCTATGATCGGTGGTCTAGCGGTGGCCATGGTTATGTCCGGTGTTGGCGCAACCGTGTTTGGATATTATTACC CTTTCATGTTGGCGTCGAGCGTTCTAGCACCTATCGCTTCTGGGCTACTTACCACTCTCAACATGGAGGAGCACGTTGCTAAAGGCGTTGCTCTTCTAGGTTTCCTTGGCGCAGCAGTGGGCCTAGGCCTCCAAGGTCCGCAAGTTGCACTTCAAGCCGTGCTACCTATCGATGACGTCTCCCTCGGCGGAGCATTTATCAACTTTGGATCAGGTATGGGCTCAGCTTTGTGGATCTGTGCCTCGGCAACAATGTTCCAGAGTCGCCTGGTTGATGAAATCCATTCTTCTTCGCCTGGCACCAATGCTACGGAGGTCCAGGATGCCGGGCTCACAGGACTACGAGAACGCATCGGTCCAGAGAGATTGGGGAGCGTTCTTGCTGGATATGAGAATGCTGTTGTGCAGACACTGTATATCCCGTTGGCACTGGCGATGCTCACCATCGCTGGCTCGCTTGCCATGGAGCGAAAGTCTCTTAAGAAGAAGCAATCTTGA